From Rhopalosiphum padi isolate XX-2018 chromosome 2, ASM2088224v1, whole genome shotgun sequence:
attaattatattgagcattaagtacattatttaaaattatcaaccataaaatatttgtatattatattgtataaataaaaattattttacagccGTGTTACTTTCGGTAAAAAAATATCTGTGTGAACTAGATGATCATTGAAAtccatattatgatgtattttcatttattaactttaatacttacaaaatacatgttaagtattttcaaatgtttgtttccactttaaaataaaatttaactaaatactgTAAATGTATACACTGTTAAATGCATACATTCAAGtatctattaaaattaccaGGGGGCTGCATCAGATATCCCATGAATGTTCAGCAGACGAACCGTCGTTCGATTGTGATGTTGTTGATATAGCGCTTAAATATGTTAAACACAAGTAATACTGCCTGTAACAGATTTTCATTTGGCTTTCGTGCACTTAATATGCATGTTTATTTAGCAATGCAGCAATTGCTAGATAAacatacagtttaaaaaaaatatcttgatatcataaaatatgtaaaatattgattttaaactaCTCAATTATACATTGAAGTATTACAACAAGACTTTATCTTACaagttaaataactaaatttattattaaatgcacaATGAATTTATTTCGTTTGAATTGAGTAGGTTCTCAGTAACCAACAATGAACAcactgtatttaaaaaatgattaaaatgtaatgtatttttaagttgtaaacaaatgttttatttgtctttttcaataatcattttatattaccttAAAAGTTAAGGTAATATTTCCAAGTGTTTGAAAGCCCAATGAAAATTGTCAATATCGAATTtgtggaaaataatatatagtgcaaaaatgtgttatacccactatatatttaaaaaaaatgaaaataaaataaagttcctATACATTTTACCTTTTTCACCCAGGTTTGAAATCCAGCAGAAAGTTCTGCAGGGGTTAGTACTTTAGCACCAGTATGACCAGTGAACTGTCCAGTTTCGAATGACAACAATGAATAATTACCATGTGCCTAgaacattaaacataaatttatacctATAGTTTAATTTTCACCCAGacacttatttaatattctcaTTTACATAAGGTATGAATGCTGGAGTTTCTACTACGGCAGGAGACACATACTGATAATCCATAGGCACTATAGCATTGGTTGGACTAGAAACAGGCTGAATAATGGGTTCCACCTGAATAAGAcagttcttataaattatatcatacaactataacagttttataaaatcatacagGAACAACTTTTGGAGCCTGTTGAATATGATGTGATTTGTTAGAAAGTTTGTTTCCTTCATCAGgtctaagtattttatttaattttgcagATTCCTCAGGACCTATGGGCATCCATTCAGTAAGAGCCAAACTATGAGTTTGGCCACTGGATACAGGAAACTGTTGTCTCAATATATCTTGCCCAATAGTTTTTTCTTGAAAGGATTTAATAGGTAATTGAGTGGCGTTCTAAAAATATgggtttaattatatacttatatgattGATGAAATTCTAATGAAAACTTTAATAATGGCATTGAGAtttatttactctaatattcaTGACTATATTAGGTCTTTCCTTGACCAAAAATGGATGGTGGAAAGGTTGTTTGAATTCATCATCATCAGAAGAATAAGAAGTATCATCATCATGATCCTTATCCTTTTTTGAAAGTTTACGACAAAAATCTTAAACAAACAAGCTGTATGATaacatatattcattattattataatatttcatatgcaAATATTACTCATAAGGTCATAATTAGTAATGATTTAAACAATATCATAATCATAATGTtactaaattaacaaaattaatatttatgatcattttaagTTCTGATATAACATTTctgtacaattatatacaaattatagtatttgtGGAAATAACAAGACAGAATtaagttaaatgttaataacaaggttacattttaaatttatatagtgaAATACTTTAAATGTGTATTACCTGTTAATTCATCAACAGTTTTAGTGGGTACATTGGCTAAAGTATCTTTTTTTACACTTCCCACTGGTAATACACCTTGTTGTACTAGAGACAAGGCATTTTTACgagctattttaaataatttttttttatcaattttttcactgaaaaaaaaaaccttgcaaacatttaaaaaataaataataaataaaaatgaatatcctTACCAAGAAGGAGATTTATGTCTACTCCTAGATGTTTCTCTGGACCTCGATTGTTTTCTTGTTCTATAATAATCTTCTGATCTCTTTGACTTTTTACTATCCCTCGATCTTGAACGTCTAATTGATTTTGAGTATTTATCTGGTGTTATAGATCTTTTATGATGGTTGcttttttcttttgatttaatatcactatcattatttttacacttaATGTTAGAGTCACTTTGGTTCCTTGAATTAGTTTGATGACTTTTAAAGTCATCGTGTCTCAAATACCTAAAGCAATATTGAACACAAATATATCAATACTTATAAaagtatcataaatattatacattataatatataattgcatttaagaagataaaattaaatgagaATCAAGGTTTGTCAAAACcatgtttaatgaaaaaatagaatattttttattatcataaataatacttacttaTCTTTGCTATTTGAACGAGATCGACTATACTTCTTAAGTCGTTTTGGAGTACTTGATCTATTTCTACTTCTtgatcttttctttttttttgatttatgcctttctataaatattatttgttttaggtataataaaagttcaagtaataattaatatatagttatttatattaaccattattatatatttaaactaaaattaaatgtatttaataatacttacctttctttttttttttgtctaaactACTAGATTcactatttttacatttttcag
This genomic window contains:
- the LOC132921501 gene encoding protein Son-like isoform X2, coding for MEKTSDTIVKELFNSLEQKMPCVPDTEVTSTYSVPESIKKHKRHDKSKKKHKKHKKKSKKSKKKKRHSRSNSPDDCIELKLKKDKLEEAKSGMSVSLDVIMETIVSTANEKSEEVKDIKYNENEICHLDTTNLIDTNKVQTPENDSNQIKQNTTGLNNGKIIIKDLKESRLYHELVLEVQEKERLKTEKCKNSESSSLDKKKKKERHKSKKKKRSRSRNRSSTPKRLKKYSRSRSNSKDKYLRHDDFKSHQTNSRNQSDSNIKCKNNDSDIKSKEKSNHHKRSITPDKYSKSIRRSRSRDSKKSKRSEDYYRTRKQSRSRETSRSRHKSPSCEKIDKKKLFKIARKNALSLVQQGVLPVGSVKKDTLANVPTKTVDELTDFCRKLSKKDKDHDDDTSYSSDDDEFKQPFHHPFLVKERPNIVMNIRNATQLPIKSFQEKTIGQDILRQQFPVSSGQTHSLALTEWMPIGPEESAKLNKILRPDEGNKLSNKSHHIQQAPKVVPVEPIIQPVSSPTNAIVPMDYQYVSPAVVETPAFIPYAHGNYSLLSFETGQFTGHTGAKVLTPAELSAGFQTWVKKAVLLVFNIFKRYINNITIERRFVC
- the LOC132921501 gene encoding protein SON-like isoform X1; the protein is MEKTSDTIVKELFNSLEQKMPCVPDTEVTSTYSVPESIKKHKRHDKSKKKHKKHKKKSKKSKKKKRHSRSNSPDDCIELKLKKDKLEEAKSGMSVSLDVIMETIVSTANEKSEEVKDIKYNENEICHLDTTNLIDTNKVQTPENDSNQIKQNTTGLNNGKIIIKDLKESRLYHELVLEVQEKERLKTEKCKNSESSSLDKKKKKERHKSKKKKRSRSRNRSSTPKRLKKYSRSRSNSKDKYLRHDDFKSHQTNSRNQSDSNIKCKNNDSDIKSKEKSNHHKRSITPDKYSKSIRRSRSRDSKKSKRSEDYYRTRKQSRSRETSRSRHKSPSCEKIDKKKLFKIARKNALSLVQQGVLPVGSVKKDTLANVPTKTVDELTDFCRKLSKKDKDHDDDTSYSSDDDEFKQPFHHPFLVKERPNIVMNIRNATQLPIKSFQEKTIGQDILRQQFPVSSGQTHSLALTEWMPIGPEESAKLNKILRPDEGNKLSNKSHHIQQAPKVVPVEPIIQPVSSPTNAIVPMDYQYVSPAVVETPAFIPYAHGNYSLLSFETGQFTGHTGAKVLTPAELSAGFQTWVKKDQLKNSAPVNSGIGIHLLQKMGWKPGEGLGKNQSGSLEPLLLDVKMDKRGLVAEEELQGNRTKKFSKKAVLPTLSLEGKHPVSLLNEFCAKRKWDIPKFNTLDESGPSHRKTFIMTVVVNGVQYCSSRCQTKKMAKMEAAKECLKEIGLLN